CGTTCGTTGACGAGAGTGTTTTGTTGTCGAAGCCCGAATGTGAAGTTGAGCAGGCAACTGAAGATATTAAGTCACTTGTGTCGAGTTTGTTGCCGGGAGATAAAGCAATGCACATTGCCTCTCTTGATTATGTGTTCTCGTCGGAATCAAAAGACGGCAAAGGCAGGCTGAGGGAGCTAGTTGGCATGATTACTGATGACACTGGGAGGGAGGATCTTCTTCAGTGCTTGCGCATGCTTTCGTTGCAGAAGGTTCTTTTTTTTTTCATCTGTGATTGTGCATGCTTCAATTGCAAATTTTCATTTAATCTACATGATGTTGTGTGATGTTTTCCATTCGGTGATTAAAGTCAGATTTACCATTACATTTGATACGTTCTTCAGATTGCACTGGAAAATGGGTACACAAAGATCATGCTGGGATCATGTGCTTCTACAATAGCATGTCATGTGCTATCTGCAACAGTAAAGGTATATAGCAGATGTCCTTTCCTTTATGATTTGTTCGCCTGTTGATAGTAAAAGAGAACATGAGAAACTTAGAGGAATTGCTAATTATATCCAGGGCCAAGGTTATTCCTTACCAGCTGATATCCAATATGTTGATACACGGTGGGAAGTGCCTGTCGTTCTTCCACTTCGTGATTGCCTGGCCCAAGAGCTTAGCCTGCTCTGTGAATTTGATAGGTAAGATAAGCATTCACATTTTTCTTTTGTTGAATTGTACTCCTGATACCGTTTATTCTAACTGGTTATGTGGTTAGTTTAAAGACACAGGAACTTCTTGATAGGCCTTGCAGTGGCATCAATGGCTTAGTCGCATCTTTTGTTGCACGACTAAGGGTAAGTAAGTTCGTTCCTTGCATGGCGCACTGGACTTACATATAATGTTGAGTTCACTGGCACCAAACTGAGCTGAAGATCTAATTATATTCTTGTTCAGTGATTGCTTTCATTAATTGCTTGCAGCAAGCGCAAGTCGTAATCTTACAGGTGATTAATTTCCATTGACAGGAGGAGAATCCTTCTCGTGAGCATACTATTGTAAGAACTGCACAAAAACTTAAGCCATTCCCTTTTAACAAGTTCTCAGCAAATGGCTATCATGATTTCCTGCCGTCGCGGCTGCGTCCCAAGTTCCAGGATGTTGATAGCGATGAGTCTGCTTCCTCTGAGGTTCTCTGCCTGATATGTCGAAGTCCATTCAGTGAATCAGAACTCCAGAATTTTGAAAGCACAAGGCGCAAGTCTCAGAAGAAAATTGATCTGTATACTGCTTATTGCTGTCAAAGCTGTCATTTCCAGATTCTACCAGGAGGTAGAGACCTGTATGACCATTTCTTTTCACTAATACCAAGGTTCTGGACTGAGAGAGCAGATACTGCATCTGCCAGCCATAGCTCGCTAAGGTGAGGCTGATGTCTTTATCCCAATGAGCTGCTTCATTGTCTTTATAGCTACAGTGCATGTTATCAGTAGTTAAGCAAATCAAAACACTGAACCTTTGGATGTTACAACTTCTTTGTTAGGATAATGTTTAATTGAATGTGCCCACTTGTTTCTTTATGTGCAGTTACTCCATTGATTTGGCCGTGTATTATTTTCTTGTTCATTTTGATAGTGCACTGATTCAGTGAGCTATTGATAACTTTTGTTCCAGAGATCAAATAGAAGACTATCTTCTTGAAGACGATGATGATGGGAACTGACACTTGTTCATTGAGTGAGTCCCAAACTTACTGTAAGAAAGAATCTTTGACTGATGATTTAATTTTTTGCAGTCACAGTTTACTCTGCATACTTTAACATCCGGTTACTGGTTTTATACTGACACATATGCTTGGATTGTTTTGTTTGTAGTGCCAGAAGCCTACAGAGATTCCTTCCTAGTTGGGCCTCACAAATCATGACATAAACCAAACTTGCTTGGGATAACAGTGTTTGCATCTAGTAAGGCACTGGTTTTTTCAGACTTCTGCCATATTCTTAGAATTACCCTGcactatatatttttatttaattttctggtGTACCTGTAAGTCCTCCCTCAAGTTAAAACATGTCTGAAACTTGTAGAGTGATAAAGGAAACCATCACTTGCCAGCAGTTTTGCACTGATCTCAGACAGCTGACTTTGGGTAGCTGCAGGTTCCCAACTTCCATGTGATTACAGTATTCTGATTGGTCTCATCTACTGTACCAACTATTTGCCTGCAAGATTGTAATCAGATGAATTTACCAAATGGGTTTACAACAACTATGTGCTGTATAAACTTTTGTACCTCTCTTGATTATAATCTATTACACCGTTGCATTGATAGGATACTTTCAGAATTAACTGTTTACAGAAAAATGTTGCATATTGGCTTAATAATTTCGTAGTAAAATTGAAGGAATACAGAGTCTGTTACGAATTGAAAATGCCGAACATGCATACACATCACCTATCGCAAACAATATTAGAAATTGCGGCAAACAAATGGCAAGGCCACTACAAAACAGTGGTCCCTCATGCACTATGATCTGTATAACTATCTTATCAGCATATGTTTACTACATTATCATGTTACTCCTGCACATTTGCTTTCCGAGACAGTTAAGTCCTTCTCTACAGTTCTTTGACTGTCATTTTCTTTTGCACTTAGGCGCATTGTCTCTTCTACTGACCAGTATACACACTACAAGTGTGTGTATTAGAATAGATTCTCTTTtccaaaaaaattagaaaaatctaTCGTGAAACAAAATAAAGATAGGTGCATCCCATGCTTGCATGGATGTGCATGTGCTCGTTCTTGGTGCTGCTGAACCCTTATTACCAGTCAAACATTGGGAAGCTATCTTATCATTAGGTTAAAACTTTGTAAAAGATTAACCTTTTGGGTTAGCCACTTTAACCTGATTGGGTTGGCATAAAGCCTGCCTGGTAATCCTAACCTACGTGCAAGGATTTATCCGGCTTTTcatcagtgatgatgatgatggcaagaCAAGTGCACACCTAAAGTTCCCAAGGGCCTACACGCCTTTCATTTTTTATGGTTGCAGCAGGGCTTATGAATGTTGATTGATGCTGATGCCCTCTTGCTGTCTAATTTTCAAAATGTTTGCAGTAGTAGCAGGATGTTGACTGAGTCAGGAACCAGCGAAAATTTCCGCAAAGGACCAGAAGTTATGTTACCCCCTCCTATCCGGATCCGACATTGTATAGAGGCTGCGTCATTTAATTCggatcagagggagtacatgatttcATTCCAGTGAAGTGTGAGAGGATAATCATATAGGTTCGATCTTACTTACCAAACGGCGTAATAGATCTTTCATTATTTGTTTTTCTCTGCAGCTGTGTTTTTGTATGAATGAGGCAAAACTTTGCCTctgtttcagaaagaaaaaagatgaACATTCAGGACCCGCAAACTGaacattactccctccgtcccataatataaaaatgtTTTGTACACTAGTGTactgtcaaaaatgctcttatattatgggacggagggagtagttggtaaTAGTTGTGGTGGCCACTCAAAATGGTTTGGAACGCATGCTTTGAAATCTTTGTAGCGTGGGTGGTGGCACAACATCTGTCCTGAGCCAACCAATCACTGTCCTTCGAGGCATTCTTGTCCATTGACAATGCGATGGTACTACTATGTGTACTAGAAACAGGAGAGGCTTTCTCCTTGGGTGATTCAGAAGCCATTGTTTGTTGTTTGGACAGCAAGGCCGACCCCCCAAATAGGCCTAAAATGAAAAAGGTAAATAGGGCTACCAAATGTATGTTGCCTTTCCTGCTTAGGTTCATATCATAAGGTCATACTACTAAAATAACATCCCCTGTGTTTTGGTGACTCGAAAAGCCTAAGCAGAGCTAATGCTACCACTAGCATGCCCCAGGTTTGGCACACTCTAGTAGAGCCTAGTTAGTGGACAAGATTTTCTCCCTAATGCACACACTTTTGCTTACTTCACTCTCACAAGCAAAGGGCCCTGGTGACCCCTAGTGATTGGCATGCACAGTCCTCTGTTCTCATTGAAATTGTGTGTGACATTGACATGACCAAACCTAGGCCACACTATTTTTTTTTTCCTTTACCGTCCTTGTGGAAACGCTTGAGGCATTTGGTCAAAGAAAAACATTGCTGAGTGGTCAGGGATATTCAAGTCGCATGGTAGATAGCATCTGCATAGTTTCTCAAGCCTTTGCTTCATCAAAGTGGGGGCACCAACCTAGAAAACCCACATCTCTCGCCCCCTAGTTTACTTGCTACTAGTTGCCTAAATTATCATCTGATATGCAGTAGGTTTGCCCACTAATTTGAAAGATcaacaagagccatgtcaacactaaTTAGTCCATTGATTTCTTGAGTGCTGCAATACTACTACTCACTAGAGCTCATCACAGCTGGCCTCTTTTCTTATCTTCTCTCTCCTTGGGACTGGGGAACCTGAATTCAAGGCTGGGTTTacgcatacatgcatgcatgcagggtCCTGCAGCAAGCAAACCATGATATGACGTGTCCTGGGTTTGTTTGATCTGTGACACATACCTGCTGGCCGGCTGGCTCGCAATCCATAATGGCGCGTCCAAGAGAAACCCTCGGCTCAAAGGCAGCAAGGACGGGCCTGTACCGTGTACAACGCTTGTCCATGGCAGAGTTGTTGGACGCAAGGCCGGGCGGGCTTGTACAGCCTTCAATGCGGCGTGCCGGCCTGCCAAGGACCGTCCGTCCGTCGGTCACAGTAGGTAGATCGACACCGCCAAGCCCTCATTTTAGCCACTGCTGCTGCTCAAACAAGAATGAATGATGTGTTCTTGCTGCTGCATCTGGAAGCTTGGAGTTCATACTGGAATATGTATGTATGATCCGTCTCTCCATCGTTTTCAGGCGCGACCTTTTGTCTGGATCATCCATGGGCAGCTACTGAGGTGGTGGTCCAACGCTCCTTGATCTTAGTGAGTTGAGGCCAAATCTTGGCATCTTCCCTTCGCGTATATATTCAAATGTGTAGCAAATGGTAGTAAATTAAACTGGATCTAGGTATGTGAATGGGGACGGACGATGCGTGCAGGACTGGCACTGTTGCGGTGCTCCAAAACATCGGCCCTTGAATCGTGCGCTCTTGTTCACGTAGCCTTCAACACGTATGTTTATGTCATTTGTATATGTCGTGGCTGTCAAATATACATGTGGTTATGCAACCTGCTCCTGGATGCCGACAGTTTGTCCTAGTTTGCGAGCAGAAGCACATATATTGTGCAGGTATTGCAGGCCCCTATGGAACCAACGAAATGGAGAGACTGAATTTTTTTCTCATATGATTAAGTTTTCAAATTCCTATatcaatagagagattaaattccATGGCATTTTGAGTAAAGGAAATATTGCCGTCATTTTGATCTGTCAAGTGTTGAGATACATCAAACTAAGAAAAGAGAAGGTGTTGAGATACATTATGGATGTGTCAGTAGGCACTGGAAGTATTACGTTGACAAGATGCTATAGATTAGCTCCATGATTCTTGAGTAGATGCCATGGCGTGTCCGTATTATGTCTGCTAATTCGCATATGGCTACGTTTTCCCTGGTGGATTTGGGGCCCTGGCCCCGCGAGGATTAGCGGCCAGGCCAGGTGTTTTGTCTCATCCCTCGGTACATTCTGCAGAAGAAATGCAGCGTTTTCTGTTGGCTGGATTAAGGATTTTCTGGGGAGATGATGCTGGGAGGTGGTTGAGATTACACTGTCAACATATCCATTATCCAGTTTTTTAATGTGTAGTCTGCAGCCTGCCTCTTTGAGATCTTTATTCGGTTCTAGGGTTTCCCTACCATCTTATATAATTTCTTGTGTGGAAAACTTTGGCGCAAGCCTGCTTTGGTTGCCAGATGGAGTTTGTGGATAGAGAAAGCCACATTATGAACCAAACCGTTCATtattccttccttttcttgcccctTTCTGCCAAATCAGACGTACCAATGCAATCACAACTGATAATACGTGGGCCAAAATGCTATTTAGTAATGTAAGCACAAGCTAATAGGCAATGACGTCACGATGATGGAGGTGATCTCACACTGAGTAAGATCTCACATCTTCATCGTAGTATTGGTGTGATTATCACGGATTATGCCATGGAGCCTGTGGTATTTTGGTCCAGTACGTGAACCAAAGGCTTGATTTGGCGGATGGTCATGGCCGCGTTGGTGGGATCACTTATGTTGAGCTTGTTTTGGTAGCATTTGTCCAAGCTCATCCTTTTGTGCTCTCGGATTTCTTTCGTAAAAGGGCAACGATAAAGCAGTAGTTCAACAGTCTATATTAAGAGGAGTGAAGAATCAAGATTTTTATTTGCGGGTGACTGAAGAATCAAGATGGTCAACTAGAACCGGGGGAGAAAGCGGGCGGGGTAGGTGACCACAAATATTTACTCACTTCATCCCAAAATGTAAGACGTATTTTGACACTAcccaaatgtaagacgttttttgatactagtgtagtgtcaaaaatcctcttacattatgggacggagggggtaACTTTTTAGGTTTTGTGTATAAGTAGGTTCTCTTGATACGAAGCAGGATAAACATCAAGGTAAACAATCACAAGTGACAACTTCTCCTTGAAAATGCCACACCAAGTAGGAGCTCAATCCCTAGTGTTTGGCTTTGAAGTGACCATCAAACCTTCACAAACGCTTCCCAGAGCCTTTCATAATGTTGGAAGTTCTGGAATGGACTCCTATCACCTAGGAGTCCCCACAACTCCAAGTAACACATTCGGTGAAGCGCAAGTAGGAGATCATGATTTTGGCTCGAGACAAATAGTGGATATAGTAGACCTCCTTTGATTTCCTACAGTTTGTGCAAGTTTGGTTGGTGGGAGAGGGAGGAAGCAAGCTTTTTAAAGATCAACAATGGGATGCAACTCATATCCAGAAACCAGAgctggaggtagaagaaggagtGGTTTTTATAGCTCCGCCACCATTTTCAACTATTATTCACTGAAACAACCAAACATGGAGTTTCAGCATTCACAACATGGAGATTTGGGGTGACCAGAGGTGAAACACCCAAACCCGAAGATAAAATCTAGAGATCGAGGTTTCAACTCTGAGGCATACAATAGCAAAACCAAGATCTCGAAAATCAAACCTGGAGTTTTGGTCTTTGCCTCCAGCCTATCTGGAGAGCTGCATAGAGGGAAATATTAGGGTTTTCTTTGTGTAGGCTTAGTGCTTGTATTTTTGTGGTGGCTACATGTGTATGTTTTTCATGATCCACCAACTTCAACACCACCTCAACCCTCTTTATAGTGTGATTTTCCTCTGACTCAAATAACCCAAAACTCCAGGAACATAAAATGGCGCCAACACCTTTCCCCTTTTTGATTCGGGGGAGGAGGGGCTCACCTCCATATATTCCATTTATTGGGACTATGTATCTATAGATCACTCGGTTAGACCTAACCAGGGGCTTAGATATCTTTTCAAAGAGTGTGTCAGTCGCATTATGTTTAATAATCTTACGTTCACACCCTTGGCGTGGGTGGTTAACATAGAACCTCAACAGCTTTGAGGTCAATCCAAGTTGTCAAGCTTGTTCTTTTGTAATTTTTGTCATCAAGCAAACACACATAGGCAAAAGCTAGTGTTATAGATACACTAAAACAAACCTTTATATAACATTGGGATTTATCAGTTTTCTCTTTATTTGCGTTTGGCCCAGTTTGTTTTATCTATGTTAATGTATCTATTTATTCTATAAATCTAGATCGTTGTTCCAAAAAGAAAATAGATGATGCAATTTATAGGGAGTTACGAAAACATTTCTTGGGGAAAATGTGAAGTATTTATGGAGAGAAGTTCTACTATGTTTGTGATGATACCATGCTACtaactataagtgcatctagtgcccctttgtGGTTTGCAGTATTGATGACAAAagtggttaagggactaatgttttTGTGAGTATACACAAGTGAAAGTCTCTAAAGATTTGTTTTAACCATTGTaagtgacccctaaaaatgtggagAAACATTGAAGATTCGGTGTGCCATCCTTGAATAATTAGGCAaagaactggatcgtgaagacttacgACGCGTTTGTTTCGGAGAAAATCCG
This window of the Triticum aestivum cultivar Chinese Spring chromosome 5D, IWGSC CS RefSeq v2.1, whole genome shotgun sequence genome carries:
- the LOC123119577 gene encoding cytoplasmic tRNA 2-thiolation protein 2; amino-acid sequence: MAAASSSSCGGAGCGTHCSSSTSSSVEDAPEGILGRLSISGAAASCGKCGGGAVVVVAGGVGLCGECLRAQLFGKFKLAVTSNAMVRPTDSVLVAFSGGPASRVALQFIHEMRSKAIESWDASNSQALPVFNVGAAFVDESVLLSKPECEVEQATEDIKSLVSSLLPGDKAMHIASLDYVFSSESKDGKGRLRELVGMITDDTGREDLLQCLRMLSLQKIALENGYTKIMLGSCASTIACHVLSATVKGQGYSLPADIQYVDTRWEVPVVLPLRDCLAQELSLLCEFDSLKTQELLDRPCSGINGLVASFVARLREENPSREHTIVRTAQKLKPFPFNKFSANGYHDFLPSRLRPKFQDVDSDESASSEVLCLICRSPFSESELQNFESTRRKSQKKIDLYTAYCCQSCHFQILPGGRDLYDHFFSLIPRFWTERADTASASHSSLRDQIEDYLLEDDDDGN